The sequence AACGTCTCGCGCACCGTGACGCCCCCGGGCCTTTCCACGAACTCGACGAGCACGGCGCGACCATCATCGAGCACGTACTCGAGTACCGACGGCGCGATGATCCGTGTGTACGTTCCCGAGAAGTCGAAGCCCATGCTGCCGTCCTTGGCTTCCATGTGCGCGGTGAACGTGCCGCCCACGCGCAGGTCGAGTTCGGCGCTGGTCGTGTGCCAGTCGGGCGAGGCTGTATTCCAACAGACGATGTCCGCCGGCGTGGTCCAGGCGCGCCACGCTTCGGCCGCGGATGCATCGACGGCGGTTTCGATCAGGATCTTCATGGGCGGCTCCCTTGCTGGGTAAGCGCCCATTCTATCAAGGCCGGGCGCCACTCGCCACGCAGGTGCGCTCAGGTCTTCCCCGACCGCTTCTGAAAATCCTTTTGCACCCGCCCCATGATCTTCTCCTTGCGATGCGCCTCGGCCCGCGCCCGCACATCGGTCTTCGCCGCGGCCACCTGCTGCTCGCGCTGGAGCTTGTGCCAGCTGGCCAGGCGCTCCGGGTCGAGCGCGCCCGTCTCCACCGCCTCGCGCACCGCGCAGTCCGGTTCCTCGCCGTGCCCGCAGTCGCGGAAGCGGCACAGCGGCGCCAGCGCCTCGATGTCCGGGAACGCGAGCGCGATGCCGTCCTCGTCGCCGGTCAAGCCGATCGCGCGCAGTCCCGGCGTGTCGATGATGACGCCATGCCCCGGGATGGCGACCAGCTCGCGCGCGACGGTGGTGTGGCGGCCGCGCCCGTCGTTCTCGCGGACGTCGCCCGTGGCCAGGCGCTTCTCGCCCAGCAGCGCGTTGATGAGCGTGGACTTGCCGGCGCCCGACGGCCCCAGCAGGATCGCGGTGCGGCCGGCGGCGACATGCGCCATCAACCCGGCCACGCCGACACCGTCGAGCCCGTTCACCGGCACGATCTCGACGCCGATCGCGACCTCGCCCACCGCCTCGCAGGCCGCCTCAGAATCTATCGACAGATCGCTCTTCGTCAGCACCACCACCGGCACGGCGCCCGAGCTCCAGGCCACCGACAGTTCGCGCTCGAGCCGGCGCAGGTTCGGCTCATCGGCGATGGGATGCACCACGAACACGGTGTCGACGTTGGCGGCCAGCGCCTGCACCTCGGAGGTGCGGCCGGCATCGCTGCGGACGATGGCGTTGCGCCGCGTCAGCACGGCCTCGATCAGCGAGGCGCCGTCGCCGTCGGGAACCGACAGCGCGACCCAGTCGCCGACCACCGGCAGCGCCGCGTGCCCTTCGCCGGCCTTCAACAGCCGCGCGGCCGTGCCGGCGCGCACGATGCCGTCGGCCGTCGCCACCAGCGAACTGGTGCGGTCGCCGCGGATCACGCGGCCCGCCACCAGGCCCGCGGCGGCGTGCGGGGCAAACAGTTCCTGCCAGTGCCGGGACCAGCCCAGTTCGGTGAGTGTGGTGTTCATGGCTCAAGTATAGCGCAATCGGCCGGGATCAATCACCAACGTTGTATTCGATCGACGCGACCTCGAACCGCAGGTAGACGAATTTCCCCGCCTCCGCGTGCCAGACCCCCTCGCCGTGCGACATCAGGCGGTGCGCGCCGAAATCGCGATAGGCGCTGAGCGGCGTCGACCAGCGCATCGGCGTGAACGACGTGCCGTCCTTCGCCAGGGCGCCGCGCCCGTCGGCGACGAAATCGGTGAGTTCGCCGCGGTCGTTGAACGTGAGCACCGCGCGGACGGTGCGCCCGGCGTTGGTGAAGGTCCCGTAGGCCGTGTGCGCATCGACCTGCTGCCACACGATGGCGGGGTCGACCATGGCGCCCGGCGCCATCACGCACAGGTCGTTGAACAGCGTCACCGTCTCGGCGGCGTCCATCTGCGGCCCGTGCGCATCGACCATCGTGAACACCGAGGCGACCTTCACCCGCATCGTCGCCTCCGGCCCGACGAACCGGTGGAAGGCCTGGAACGGGACGCCGAACATCACGCCATCCATCAGGAACAGTCGCGTCGGCTGGTCGAAGAAGTTGTGCTGCTCGCCGGTGAACGACATCCAGCGAGCGTCGGGTCCACTGCGGATCTGCCCGCGGAACCGCACCCGGAAGTTCTGCACCCGTGGCTGCCCGACCGCTCCCGAAAGCCGGACATAGCGCTGGATGACCTCGGGCAACGGCGCCAGGTCGGCCTCGGTGAGCAGCGGCATGGCAACGGCCCGGCCCAGCCCCTGCGCGACTTCGCGACGATACTGCGCACGATAGCTGCCCGGGGCCTGCGCCAGCCAGGCGAGCACGACGACCACCAGAACCAGCACATTGGCGATGGTCCCGAACCGCGCATCGCTCCATGACGTGAGGATCACGACCTGCGACACGACAACGGCCGCAGCTCCCACCACCCACCACATCCGCGGCCAGGCGAAGAGGGCGATCGCGGCGGCGATGAACAGCACGGCGGCCACGAGCCAGAGCGCGCCCAGCGGCCTGCTGATCGGTTGGGTGAGCAGCGGGAGCGCCGTCCCGAAGGCCTTGGCCGTGCCGAGCAGGTGGATCAGCCCGTGAGCGACGAGGATCAGCGCGAAGACATACTTCATCAGTTCAGGCTCCCGGCAGTTCGCGACAGGCAAAGGCGACGCCGGCGCCTCGTGACCCGGTCTCCTGTCAATATACTCACGGTTGGCCGGCGTGGATTACCTGTACATCGCCTTCACGTGTCCCCACCCGGCCGCCTCGACCGGCACCGAGCCGCAGGCGCCATCGACGGTGCGTTCGATATGCGTGATGATGTGGCCCGGATCGCCCATCATGCCGCAATAGGTGCGCCGGCCATACACGTCAACGATCTGGCCGATGAGGCCGAACGCCGACTCGTCGACGAGCGCAGTCATGTTTGCGGCGCTGATCTCCCCGACGAAGGTCTCCGTCCAGCAGTCTGCCTCGCAGGCGACAATCCGAAAGTACCAGGTGGCCCAGTTGATCTCCAAACGCCCGCGCAGGAATGGTGCTGTTCCACAATCCGTGAGTGCGTAACCGCGGGGATCAAGGTCGCAGTTGTGGCTGATGTACCGCCGGCTGCCATCGGGCCGCACGGCGAACGGTACGTAACGGTAGACAACGTTGTCCCGAGGCGGCGCCAAGGTGACGGTGGAGCTGAAGCTCGAGAAACCGCCCTCGTCGACCGGGACGAACGGCAGCGGCGTGTCTTCCAGGTACACATCCGGTTCGCAGGTCCCGATGGCCTCCCGCCTCAGCACAAGATGGTCGTACTCGCCGGCGATGGGATCGTAGTAGCTCCCCGCCACGGTCACCACGTGGGCGCCGTCAACGCACTCGACGCGGGCCGCCGCAACAAAGTGGGAAGCGCGGCTTTCGCCGGCTCCAAGCGCTGCAACTGTCAGACCGAAGGCCACCATCCTGGCGATATTGATTCTCATGATATCCCCCTTGCCGCTCATCCCTGCCCTGAGCCATACTGTGGGCAAGGGCATCATAGCACAGTCCCGCGCTGCCCGGTCCAGCGCCGACGCCGCAACAGGAGCACCCTCATGAACACCGACTTCCTCCGCGCCCAACTCCGCATGAGCGGCTGGTTCCTCGACCAGGCCCTCGCCGGCATCACCCATGAAGCCAGCCTGCACCCCACGCCCACCGGCCAGACCATCAACTGGCTCGTCGGCCACCTGGCCGATGCCCGCGGCGGCGCGCTGGCGCTGCTGTCGGGCGAGCGCAGCTGGCCCGACGCCGAGCTGGCCCTGTACAAGCGCGGCGCCGACTCGCTCGATCCCGCCCGTGCGCTGCCGCTCAGCGAACTGACCCGCCGCTTCGCCAGCGTGCAGGAACCGCTGTTGCAGCACCTCAAGACACTGACCGACGAGCGCGCCGCGCAGAAGGCGCCGTTCAGCCCGAGCGGCAATCCGGAGGAGACGGTGGGCAGCCTGATGGGCGTGCTCGCGTTCCACGAGGTCTATCACGTGGGGCAGGTGGGCCTGCTGCGGCGATGGGCGGGATTGGCGCGGGTGGTGTAGCGCCGGCGCACTTGCGCCGGCGCAACCCGGCACTCTACCTGAAACAAGAACACCACCACCGCCCATCCGCATACGCAGGATGCTCGAGGGGGGCACCGGACCAGCCAGGTGACCAGCAGGCACTTCTGCCAGGGCGGCCACGCTTGGGCGGAAGCCGAATTCGGAGGGGGGCGATGGCCCAGCGCCACGTCGGCAAGCAGGGCGCTGACCAGCGCCGACCTGCAGCACCCGAACACCGGCGTGCCGTGATCGCGCGCCGACACCGAGTAGAGCAACAGGCCCAGCACCACCACCAGCAGCAGGCGCGATCAACGCGGG is a genomic window of bacterium containing:
- the rsgA gene encoding ribosome small subunit-dependent GTPase A; translated protein: MNTTLTELGWSRHWQELFAPHAAAGLVAGRVIRGDRTSSLVATADGIVRAGTAARLLKAGEGHAALPVVGDWVALSVPDGDGASLIEAVLTRRNAIVRSDAGRTSEVQALAANVDTVFVVHPIADEPNLRRLERELSVAWSSGAVPVVVLTKSDLSIDSEAACEAVGEVAIGVEIVPVNGLDGVGVAGLMAHVAAGRTAILLGPSGAGKSTLINALLGEKRLATGDVRENDGRGRHTTVARELVAIPGHGVIIDTPGLRAIGLTGDEDGIALAFPDIEALAPLCRFRDCGHGEEPDCAVREAVETGALDPERLASWHKLQREQQVAAAKTDVRARAEAHRKEKIMGRVQKDFQKRSGKT
- a CDS encoding DinB family protein, whose translation is MNTDFLRAQLRMSGWFLDQALAGITHEASLHPTPTGQTINWLVGHLADARGGALALLSGERSWPDAELALYKRGADSLDPARALPLSELTRRFASVQEPLLQHLKTLTDERAAQKAPFSPSGNPEETVGSLMGVLAFHEVYHVGQVGLLRRWAGLARVV
- a CDS encoding SRPBCC family protein; the encoded protein is MKILIETAVDASAAEAWRAWTTPADIVCWNTASPDWHTTSAELDLRVGGTFTAHMEAKDGSMGFDFSGTYTRIIAPSVLEYVLDDGRAVLVEFVERPGGVTVRETFEAESENSVELQRTGWQAILDNFARHVAAARRKS